A DNA window from Ranitomeya imitator isolate aRanImi1 chromosome 2, aRanImi1.pri, whole genome shotgun sequence contains the following coding sequences:
- the LOC138664359 gene encoding purine nucleoside phosphorylase-like — protein sequence MHSKEDLRYEDCEETAQWLLDRIHCPPDIAIICGTGLGLLAETLSSHKTFNYSQIPHFPESTVVGHSGQLVFGNLQGKSCVCMKGRFHVYEGYSLWKVTFPIRVFKLLGVKVLMVTNAAGSLCETYRPGDLMIIRDHINMPGLAALNPLRGPNDERFGPRFPSLWDTYDRDLRITALQIAQKLGQADITHEGVYCMVGGPNFESVAEAKFLQRLGADAVGMSTAPEVVVAKHCGMRVFGLSLITNRVAQAYEMQEPVNHSSVLEVGKQRSQLLQMLITDLVRSIQIQENQEPAT from the exons ATGCACAGCAAGGAAGACCTCAG ATATGAAGACTGTGAGGAGACGGCTCAGTGGCTCCTGGACCGGATCCATTGTCCTCCAGACATTGCCATCATCTGTGGTACTGGCTTGGGACTCCTGGCAGAGACATTAAGCAGCCACAAAACCTTTAACTACAGCCAGATCCCACATTTTCCAGAAAGTACAG TGGTGGGACACTCGGGGCAGCTGGTGTTTGGCAATCTGCAGGGCAAGTCATGCGTCTGTATGAAAGGCCGATTCCATGTGTATGAAGGATATTCCTTGTGGAAG GTCACTTTCCCAATCAGAGTGTTTAAGTTGCTGGGAGTAAAGGTCCTGATGGTGACAAATGCGGCAGGGTCGCTCTGTGAGACGTACAGACCGGGAGACCTGATGATAATCCGGGATCATATCAACATGCCGGGACTGGCAGCTCTGAACCCTCTAAGAGGACCCAACGATGAGAG GTTTGGCCCACGATTTCCCTCCCTCTGGGACACGTATGACCGTGACCTGCGCATCACTGCTCTCCAGATCGCACAAAAGCTCGGTCAAGCGGATATCACTCATGAAGGCGTTTACTGCATGGTGGGAGGGCCAAACTTTGAGTCAGTTGCAGAAGCCAAATTTCTACAGAGACTGGGGGCAGATGCTGTAG GTATGAGTACGGCCCCAGAAGTGGTGGTGGCGAAGCATTGTGGGATGCGAGTATTCGGTCTCTCGCTGATAACTAACCGGGTGGCGCAGGCGTACGAGATGCAGGAGCCGGTGAATCACAGCAGCGTCCTGGAGGTGGGGAAGCAGCGCTCGCAGCTCCTGCAGATGCTCATCACCGACCTGGTCAGAAGCATCCAAATCCAGGAGAACCAAGAACCGGCGACCTAA